Part of the Ziziphus jujuba cultivar Dongzao chromosome 8, ASM3175591v1 genome is shown below.
GTCATCCCCCTGAAGTTGGAGACCTTCCAGTGTGTGAAAATATGACTCTTTTCTTTGGAATATTTATTAATGGATTATAGGGGAGacatttaataattttgaatataataGAAGGGAACACTTACCTTTTTTAGTTGTtgggttttgatttttgttgctAGATGTTATCTAGGTTGTTCTTGGAGTAGCCTGCTTGAAAGCAACAGTGGGAGCTATTCTGCAACTCCTCCTCTGATGCTCTAGCACCAGTTCCCCAGCAAACCAATCAAGCCTCTCAAAATTGCTCTGTTCAACAATCCTCTTACCACCGAATAGTACTGATTCAACATTTTTCTGTTTTAGCATCTCTTCTGCTAGTCCAAGCAGCATTTTTACGTTACTCGGACTTGAGTCTGTATCTACATTCGGTCCGCACCGTCCCAAGCTTGGCCCATTTGcctgaaaattttgatatttgattAGCCAAATGTTGTTCAACAACATAAACATCCAACCACATTCTAGCTACATTACATATGCTGGTATACACACTATTCATTAACTATAGACGCATAAGCAACCAGAAATTGTTGGTTAAAAATACCATTTTCTACCACCCTCTCCACTCATACCCCacgaaaattaaatagaaatgaGATCATAAAAGGCCTAGTCAATGTAACGGAAACTCCAGCATTCGTTGCCAACTTTGCCCCAAAAAGCATTGAAATGTTTATCTAGAAAAAGATAAGTCATTTCTATGGCAGCtcagaagaaaagtcaaacatTTCTATGGCAGCTCAGAATAAACTTTAGGAACAgcaataaattttgtaattaaacaCCAGCACCAAATTCAAAGTCTCCCCAAAATTCATGGACCATGCCAACTAGGGCCCCAAGCTAATAGCCTGATGTTTGTACGCAGCAAAAAGATGAATAATCGTAGGATTGTAAACAATGAGCTCCGAGAATAGCAACAATGGCATACTGAAATGGCAGCTTTGGCTGCACAATTAGAATCAAGTAGGATATTTTCCACTGAATGGAAAGTAGAAAATATATCcactatttatcaaattatatttaaaattgtcaCCAATGGAGAGATGAATTTCATCATGTAACCAATTTAGAGCCACTTTCTCCAAAATAGACTATGCTGGAAGAGAAGATTGAATATGCCAAAAAGTTTTGTCAATGTGGGAGAGAAGATCCATAACAGTTTCCAAACCAAAGAACACCCCactccttttttcctttttcccaaCCATTGATATTTAGAGCCGGACAATGAGACACAAAATTCAGTGGAAAATTAGACTTAATTCCCGGTATAATGACAGCACATGAAGACCACCATAACCAGCTCTAatgaaaaagggcaaaaaaccTACTTATAGAAAGCGTGTTTCAAAGTTATCCAAACTAATTATAAGCTTTTAGCATAGGGAGACCAATTCTAGCAATAATGTTCCCCAAGACTCCAGCTTTATCCTTACTACTTCCTGCAACATTGCAGGATCAGATATCCCCCACAACAACAACCACTTTTTGCTCAGCATATCGAGATCTTATTTGTACATAGACAAAAGGGTATGAAAATGATGGTCATTAGCACTAAATTTTTCTAACCATGGTTCAGAACATGGTTTTTAAAAACCTCATCAACTAAATTGGCTAAAGATATAGAGAAAAAGGTTACCCATATCAACCATAGCGAAATTTGAGGTGGGAAAATCTCTAGTCTAAAAATTTTTAAGTGTAAGAAAATCACTAATCtatatcacattttttttttttttttgtttgggtaaGTACTAATCTAGATCACATTAGCTGACAGAAAACCTTAAAAATAAACACGTAAAGTAGTAGCATTAGGAATGTTAGTAGGTGAGAAATGTAGAGAAAATCATTgccgcccaaaaaaaaaaatgtcatccaAAAACCTAAAGTAACCGACTTTCTAGGACAATTGTCAAAGTTAGGCCTAAATGGTCCAGGGGATGCAATACCTACAATCGGCTAACCTGCGCCAAAGAAAACCTAAAATCCCAAAAGACCACCAGAGTTGGtcccagaagaaaaaaaacagacTTAAAAGAGTTTCTCAAAAATCCCAACATTCACGTGTCATCCAACAGAGAACCCAAAACCCAGCACCACACAGACACAGGCACAGGTCCCCCATTTTGCACCAGTTGGGTCACTGCCTCATCATAGGTTCTACTGCTCCCCACTCCGAACCACGCCAAGTTTACGTTTTATACAAATAAACCCATCATAGCATTTAATTGCATAGTCCCAAAACTAAACACTCCAGCCAAGTCAGCAatccaaatatatagatataaaatatatatatatatatatatatatatatacatatattatattttttatacatatagatatagatatagtgTCCCTTGCTAAGGACAAGGGATTGATATCCCCACCAGCTGGCCAACAGTGTCTCATGCAAAAAAACCAAACCCAtaattgtaaaaagaaaaaaaaaaaaattaggggtcAAATAAAGAATGAACCGGAATTAACTGCACAGAGGGCTAAGTtagaaatttgtaatttttagttttgttttctgAGGGGTATTCTTTTTCGTAAGTACCTGAATTCGCACGTAATTACTACTTCGACACTGACCGAAGGCCATGGCTACGGCTTGGTCCACCATGTCAGCCGAACCGTCGCTGGCGATTCGAGCCGTTGGTCGGGCCCATTCTTTGGCCTTCCATTTCCTTACCTGCTCGTGCTCGAAGCTCACTTCAAGAAGCTGACCAGTCCCTATGGAAAGTACCAAAAGGTCCTCAACCCCTCGCACGAACGGGAATTCCTGTTTGTTGTGGAGCACGTGCGTGATCGCCGCCGCCGTCGGGTTGCTCATGGCTAAACCGCCATCGACGGCCAAACACCGTGTCTGTTTATCGATGGAGCGCATTTGAACCGGTTCGAACATACCCGGTTCGGCTGACGTGGCGAGGCAGACTTCCCAGAGCCGGAAATCGAAACTGTCGGTCTCGAGCGCGTCGGCTCTGGAGAACAAAAACGGCGCCGTACTGGACAGGTCGTAGCAAGGTATCAGAACGGGCTTCAACGTGTCTTTGAGAGTCAAGCTTTTCTTGTCTTTGTCTTCGAAAGCTTCTTTCATGGCTTTTTCCAGACCGGCCGTGGACGAGCTCGTCGAAGAACCTCCGGTGCTCCGGCGAAGCTTCCGAAAGAAACCGGAACCACCGCCGGTGCTTGAGCCTGAACCTGCCGGCGAACGGTAAAACTTCCTCCCTTGCTCGGCCAAGAGCTTCCATGTGTCTTCGGCTTTGAAAATCGGACGGTTTTGGTCTCTGGTTCCGAACAGCATCGCCGTGAAAATGCCGCCGAAACCGGCACCGGCGGCGACGTCGAAGTAGTCGGCGATTCGAGCGTCGGGATTGCCCGATTTCGCCTTGAGCGCGTGTTCGAGATAGGCTAGGGCTTTACCGGAGAGAATTCCACGCATGCCTCCGCCGTCGATGCTGAGTATGCAAATTTTGCCCCTCTGGTTTTTGATCGCCGAGACGCCGGTATCGGAGGCGAGCGTTTGAGGTATAGTTTCAGGTTTGGATTCGGTGGTCGGAGAAGAGATCTGTTTGGGAACCCAGAGCTTCTGATCATCATAGCCAAATAGGAATTTGCTCTCCAGAATCGAGAATATCTCGTAGCTTAACTTATCGGTATCGATGCTCGGCTCATGCATTTCCGACGACGGGTTGGAAGccatttttttccaattaaacaAACTTTCTTACGaaacaaacaatatttccttttaaaaaaaaaaaatccaggaAATAGTTCGTCCAAAgctcaaattccttgcatgccCAGCTTACAACAATTGCTCCTAATCATACGAACAAAAAGCAactttcttaataattttttttttctttttttcttttctttttttcttttctcttccttAAATGAAGCTCAACCAGGCAAAATGAAGTTTACCTTGAATTCCACGCCCAATAAATTCATTCCAAAATTAAacctccaaaaaataataaaaaaatgggcTTGAAATGGAATCTGAGTTGCAGGAATTAAATTGAAAGCTTCCAATCTCAACCTCTTAAACACATTCCTCCAATCATCACAGTCCAAaacatcatcatcttctacTGCATCTTTCTCTATCACCccagaagaaagaaaaaccaaattaaaccgaaaaaagaaaggaaaaaaaaaaacacctagtCAAAATTCTTCCTTTCCAAACACCCAGTTGAAagccaacaaaaaataaaaataaaaaaaaaaataattaatcctcTGCAGAGTTCTGTCCCTCTTTAGCTCTCTCAAAAATCCTTtgataactctttttttttttttttctctcttgcttttgttgttttttttttttttgttttaatagagCATGCCAAAAGCTTGCCAGCAGCAGCtcaaaaaaacagagagaaaaacaACGAACCGAAACCGAACAACCAGAaccagaaaaccaaaaaaagaaaacagagttagagagagaaagaagagggAGCGAAACAGAAGGAGCAGGCAAAAACACAAATTGCAGAGAGCATGTCTGTTTCTTATAAAAGCGTACCCCTCCCCAACCCCTTTGTAAATATAATAAGCATATAACCATATAACagtaacattttaattttttattatttccacgccaccatttttattttattttatttttctagagtCACTGGCGGTTTAGGGTGGTCATTTTCTAGACCCGTTTCATCAGACGGTCGTGATGTTCTCTCCATGTTTGCCCGCGATCAACGGTCAAATTAAggaaaagaagagaagaaaaaaaaatatataaatatacatatatattaaaataaataaataaaaagggaaaacaaaaaaatttatatttttgttcgcgCCCTTGTCGTTACGCGTGGGGCCCAGCGGCCCAGTCGTCGGTGAAATAAAATGGAGGAGCACTAAAAACATTTTTCTGGTTCTCTTTGCGCGGCTCATTTTGCCTTTCAAAAAACAACTTTAATAGTTATTTCCttagaaacaaaattaataatttcatgtttttatttttccaattttaccaagttaaaataataatgaagcaTTCCTATTTTAGATTTTTGAATATCCAAATCATGTAGTTTTAGTTTTAGATGTTGTAGATGATAATATCTGaattcatttaaattatatttgaaaataaagaattttatcaTAGGACAAGTGAATACCATTAAGTTTTTGAATTCGGattattatatggttttaaatattttcttcccAATTTTAGCATAaagttcaaaaaacaaaaacaattttaatgaattacgttatattgaatttttttttggtttcggtATGTTGACTCGTcaattttttaactatttatactttttattttttctaacattTACACTGTATGATGTTTATCTTGGAAGAATACACTGTATAATGTTGGAATTCTAAAATTTGACAATCAAATTTCCTTGAGACGATTTTACCCCTGAATTTAGATTGGATTAGGTTGAGATTAGAGGTGACTGGTGGGGTCCAATGTATGAGCGTATAAGGCTACGTGGTGACTGGTATAGTGGGTCAATGACTAGGGTGGGTCCTTACCTCGTACGAAGTGCTCCATTGGTTGGCCctacaaaatgaaaatgaattatAACTGTAACAGTAATATTAGGTACAAAATGTTTTTCAAATTGGAGAAAAATTCAATTGTCTTTTAACatctatttttacataattttttttataaataaattataaaaaataattaatatatttaatatttaaatttttttattttatttatatcatgtattgaaaaattttaaaaaaataaataatttaaaaattatctgattttattttaaatttatttatcgaataatacatattaaaaaattaactacatattattatattatccatcataattaaatttatataattaataaattaatcaaacattATTATGTTATCCATTAATGAATAGTatgatagttttaatttttgataaccGTAATTTAGtgaaaataggaaaaataaaacatagttttcaaaaataaaaataaataaaatgataatgacTAATTGACCATATATAATAGGGGATTTAGATGGGATGATTGGTGACACCTTGTTGTAGGAGTTTTGACTGTCTGCTCTTTCAATTCCCCATTTGCTAATGATTGTGAGTGACATGACAATTTTCTTGGATTCTAATTTCTAGATCCATACATACATGCTTGCAATTTAACTGTATTTGcaatgaagaaataaaaaattagaaaaaaacaatataattgtTATTGAATAAAATCTTTTAGGATGTATTTTAATAGTACAATAGGAACAATAATTGTGAGGAATCAATGATGAATAGAATACAATCAAGtagagaaataaatattttattacatttttttttttcttttttctgatgtGGATGATTTCTGATTAGATAAACACACATAGTAAATAGTACTTTGTTATGTGCTGTTCCAAGAGAACATATACTGTTaagtgaaacttttttttttttctttttcttttttttttccttattttcttgCTGGAATACTGTTAAGTGAAACTTGAAACATAATTGATATGGAAGTTATATCCATGGAAAGGATTTATATGTTTCCTAAATTTAGCTACCtctaatagaaaataataataataaaaaaatctaagtaTGCAAATTAAAAGCCACTACTAACAACGAAgcgatattttatttttgctgaagagggatgttttatatttttaggggaaaaaaaaattacatcaagataaaagaaaaattgttcaagcaattataaaaaattgtatgaatttatttcaaatgaaaCTTTTTTCAGTCactatagctttttttttttttttggggggggggggggattcTAGAGCTTTCGTTTTTATAAAGTCAGTTTATtcatctttataaaatttgaattataaGTACAGGATgtgatttttataattaattatattacatCAGTTTAAATGAATAAGATTACATATATAGAGTAATGTAAATTTAGTAGCGTAAATATATAGACAACTAGTACAGACTGATTgtgatattaattattatactatAAAAttgaagcaatatatatatatatatatatatatatgttataccaTAAAAATGACAtctcataaatttaaattaattaataataatatataccataaacaaattatttatgaggAATTGACAGTAAGGCGGCCCCACTTACCctttctctctttaattttgATAGTATTGTATTTGTTTTGGTAAATGATATTATTGTATTAAATGTAGGTAAAATAGAGAAAGTTATCTCTTTGAAACAACCCAATTAGGATTAATTACGGTGATAATCCTATGTCTTAGTTCAAAGAACTagtgttaaatttattttacccaatttatcaaaaaaaaaatgtttagtaTTTATGcatcattaataattaatatcacAAATAAGGCTTCCAAGatgtccaaaataataataacaataaaaattgtaTGGAGAATGATAAATCATTATGTTAGGAACTTGAGATTAACTATGATTTCAAATACAGTATACTAATATATTATTGGAAAAACTCTAGTTTGTcgtatcaatttcaaa
Proteins encoded:
- the LOC112490050 gene encoding patatin-like protein 6, yielding MASNPSSEMHEPSIDTDKLSYEIFSILESKFLFGYDDQKLWVPKQISSPTTESKPETIPQTLASDTGVSAIKNQRGKICILSIDGGGMRGILSGKALAYLEHALKAKSGNPDARIADYFDVAAGAGFGGIFTAMLFGTRDQNRPIFKAEDTWKLLAEQGRKFYRSPAGSGSSTGGGSGFFRKLRRSTGGSSTSSSTAGLEKAMKEAFEDKDKKSLTLKDTLKPVLIPCYDLSSTAPFLFSRADALETDSFDFRLWEVCLATSAEPGMFEPVQMRSIDKQTRCLAVDGGLAMSNPTAAAITHVLHNKQEFPFVRGVEDLLVLSIGTGQLLEVSFEHEQVRKWKAKEWARPTARIASDGSADMVDQAVAMAFGQCRSSNYVRIQANGPSLGRCGPNVDTDSSPSNVKMLLGLAEEMLKQKNVESVLFGGKRIVEQSNFERLDWFAGELVLEHQRRSCRIAPTVAFKQATPRTT